One region of Yersinia bercovieri ATCC 43970 genomic DNA includes:
- the fre gene encoding NAD(P)H-flavin reductase — translation MTTLSCKVTSVEAITDTVYRVQLVPASAFSFRAGQYLMVVMDERDKRPFSMASTPLQQDFIELHIGASELNLYAMAVMDRILKEKTLDVDIPHGEAWFREGSHRPLVLIAGGTGFSYARSILLAALAEQPDREVSIYWGGREAVHLYDLSELEALSIQYPQLKVIPVVEQPEEGWRGRTGTVLSAVLQDYGSLAEQDIYIAGRFEMAKIARERFCAERGAQEAHIFGDAFAFI, via the coding sequence ATGACAACTTTAAGCTGTAAAGTAACCTCCGTAGAGGCCATTACCGATACGGTGTACCGGGTGCAATTGGTGCCTGCATCTGCGTTTTCTTTCCGTGCTGGGCAGTATTTGATGGTAGTCATGGACGAGCGTGATAAACGACCATTTTCTATGGCATCCACGCCGTTGCAGCAAGATTTCATTGAGTTGCATATCGGTGCTTCGGAACTGAATCTGTATGCCATGGCCGTGATGGACCGGATTTTAAAAGAGAAAACCTTGGATGTGGATATCCCGCATGGTGAAGCATGGTTCCGCGAGGGGAGTCACCGTCCGTTAGTGCTGATTGCTGGCGGCACCGGTTTTTCCTATGCGCGTTCAATTTTGTTGGCCGCGTTAGCAGAGCAGCCTGATCGTGAAGTGTCTATCTATTGGGGTGGGCGCGAAGCTGTGCATCTCTATGACCTAAGTGAACTGGAAGCGCTATCAATTCAGTACCCACAGTTGAAAGTTATTCCTGTCGTGGAGCAGCCGGAAGAGGGCTGGCGTGGTCGAACCGGAACAGTACTGAGTGCGGTCCTGCAAGATTACGGCTCTCTTGCTGAGCAAGATATCTATATCGCCGGCCGTTTTGAGATGGCGAAGATTGCTCGTGAGCGTTTCTGTGCTGAACGTGGTGCGCAGGAAGCCCATATCTTTGGTGATGCGTTTGCCTTTATCTGA